Proteins encoded within one genomic window of Companilactobacillus sp.:
- a CDS encoding putative quinol monooxygenase: MKVINVSLTVQPGKQVDYEAFVAKLVAGSLAEAGNLDYGHFKKIGSDNEYEIVEHWKDADAVESHNNTPHFQEFLNHIGDYVTKDPEIIRMDN; the protein is encoded by the coding sequence ATGAAAGTAATCAACGTAAGTTTAACTGTTCAACCTGGCAAACAAGTTGACTATGAAGCCTTTGTAGCAAAACTTGTTGCTGGTTCACTAGCAGAAGCTGGCAACCTTGACTATGGCCACTTCAAAAAAATCGGTTCTGACAACGAATATGAAATCGTCGAACACTGGAAAGACGCTGACGCAGTTGAATCTCACAACAATACGCCACACTTCCAAGAATTCTTAAATCACATCGGAGACTATGTTACTAAAGACCCTGAGATCATCAGAATGGATAACTAA
- a CDS encoding TetR/AcrR family transcriptional regulator: MKISGYEDLRVQRTISSIYKAFEQLICEKEYSKITVKELSELAQINKKTFYRYYPTLDDLLTEMQAKYAEAYLEEVKEFQYPRDLAKSVRTFFTYSASQGKAYDRITSSAGGGYVGIRQQMIDNVMNSTWGESREFNLMEDWQKTVLLNFVEQTGLNIYKQWVNQGKHEPLEKVIESAILLMQGGVDNFLKQNK; the protein is encoded by the coding sequence ATGAAGATAAGTGGATATGAGGATCTACGTGTTCAGAGGACGATTTCGAGCATTTATAAGGCTTTTGAACAGTTGATTTGTGAAAAAGAATATTCAAAAATAACGGTCAAAGAACTTTCTGAATTAGCCCAAATAAATAAGAAAACATTTTATCGTTATTATCCAACGCTCGATGATTTATTGACCGAGATGCAAGCAAAATACGCTGAGGCTTATTTAGAAGAAGTCAAAGAATTTCAGTATCCTCGGGATTTAGCTAAAAGCGTTAGGACATTCTTTACGTATTCAGCTAGTCAGGGCAAGGCCTACGATAGGATAACCTCTAGTGCGGGTGGCGGTTATGTTGGCATTCGGCAACAAATGATCGATAATGTAATGAATTCGACCTGGGGCGAGTCTAGAGAATTTAATTTAATGGAAGATTGGCAAAAAACAGTTTTACTGAATTTTGTTGAGCAAACAGGATTAAATATTTATAAACAGTGGGTCAATCAAGGAAAACACGAACCACTGGAAAAAGTAATCGAGTCTGCTATCCTCTTAATGCAAGGTGGAGTTGATAATTTTCTAAAACAAAATAAATAA
- a CDS encoding nuclear transport factor 2 family protein has product MTTKISEEEKVASIVRQQVQGMIDGDLNILNKVISPQAHFIHITGTDQTKAEWLKQIKMGRMHYFGSKEKLMQVEVNGDVAQVISRNELDARIYGFRNTWPLQSRTELRKENGQWQIVKSQAKMY; this is encoded by the coding sequence ATGACAACAAAGATTAGTGAAGAAGAAAAAGTCGCTTCAATCGTTCGTCAACAAGTTCAAGGGATGATCGACGGAGACCTGAATATTTTAAATAAAGTAATCTCACCGCAAGCACATTTTATTCATATTACGGGAACAGACCAAACTAAAGCAGAATGGCTAAAACAAATAAAAATGGGACGGATGCATTACTTCGGCAGTAAAGAAAAGTTGATGCAAGTTGAGGTCAATGGAGACGTTGCTCAAGTCATTTCTAGAAATGAATTAGATGCTAGGATTTACGGATTTCGCAATACTTGGCCACTTCAGTCAAGAACAGAATTAAGAAAAGAAAATGGCCAATGGCAGATCGTAAAGTCACAAGCCAAAATGTATTAG
- a CDS encoding FAD-dependent oxidoreductase, with product MAKKILIIGGVAGGATAATRLRRLNEEDEIILFEKGEYISFANCGLPYYVGGEIKESDSLMVQTVEGMSKQYGLDIRNFSEVTSIDPEGKKVTVKNLKTGEEYDESFDDLIISTGAKPIVPPIKGLNEANNVFSLRNIPDMDQIKDYISKNNVQTATVIGGGFIGLEMIDNLKKLNLDVQLVEMSNQVMPNLDFEMAQQLHSQINLHNVNLYLNDGLAEFQNHGQELVLQSGQKLQSDLTILSIGITPASDLAKDCGIELGVKNSIKVNDHLQTNFPHVYAIGDVIEVTNLVDHTETNIPLAWPANRQGRLVADVINGIPAEYLGTQGTSVAKVFELTAASTGDNEKTLNKQGIKYHVIHIHPNSSAGYYPGASPINLKLLFNDAGRILGAQAVGTKGVDKRIDVIATAMKLKAKVTDLAGFELAYAPPYSSAKDPVNYLGYVADNMMNGRVKTIEWTEIDKLVEDGAFILDVREDFELATGKIENSTLIPLNQIRQNLHSLPKDKTIYVYCQVGLRGYNAARILENEGFDVVNIDGGFKTYKIAKYQINNKPFKNNQSATSTTPVAQTSDENLKTIEVDASGLQCPGPILKVKQHMDTMSDGQKMVVKASDFGFSSDIESWAKNTGNTVLSNNIEGDTVVATVAKGDSSDTSVVETNTDVKVPMQEGVLHETKEGATMVVFDGDMDKALASMIIATGAAAMGKKVTIFFTFWGLNILKKRKIKKHGLAKMFDVMLPSNADKLPISTMNMGGAGSKMIKSVMKQKNVDPLPVMLKKANDLGVKFVACTMSMDIMGIEKEELYDFVNFGGVATYLGDTEQANLNLFI from the coding sequence ATGGCTAAGAAAATATTGATCATTGGAGGCGTTGCTGGTGGAGCTACGGCTGCAACCAGATTACGTCGTTTGAATGAAGAAGATGAGATCATTCTTTTTGAAAAAGGAGAATACATTTCATTTGCAAACTGTGGATTACCATACTATGTCGGCGGTGAGATCAAAGAGAGTGACAGCTTGATGGTCCAAACAGTTGAAGGAATGTCGAAACAATATGGTTTGGACATTCGCAATTTTTCTGAAGTAACTTCGATCGACCCAGAGGGTAAAAAAGTTACGGTCAAAAATCTCAAGACGGGTGAAGAATACGACGAATCATTCGATGACCTAATCATCTCGACTGGAGCAAAACCAATTGTTCCACCAATCAAAGGCTTAAACGAGGCTAACAACGTTTTTTCATTGAGAAATATTCCTGACATGGATCAGATCAAGGATTATATTTCTAAAAATAATGTTCAAACAGCGACTGTGATAGGTGGGGGATTTATTGGCCTAGAAATGATCGACAATTTGAAAAAGTTGAACTTAGATGTTCAATTAGTTGAGATGTCCAATCAAGTCATGCCTAATCTTGACTTTGAAATGGCCCAACAACTTCATTCGCAGATCAACTTGCACAATGTGAATTTATACTTGAATGACGGATTAGCTGAATTTCAAAATCATGGCCAAGAACTAGTTTTGCAAAGTGGTCAAAAATTACAGTCAGATCTGACGATCTTATCGATCGGTATTACTCCAGCTAGCGATTTAGCTAAAGATTGTGGAATTGAACTAGGCGTGAAAAATTCCATCAAGGTCAATGACCACTTACAAACTAATTTCCCACACGTTTACGCTATCGGAGACGTGATTGAGGTGACTAATTTAGTTGACCACACGGAGACTAATATTCCATTAGCTTGGCCTGCAAATCGTCAAGGTAGATTAGTAGCCGACGTTATCAATGGTATCCCAGCTGAATATCTTGGAACTCAAGGAACTTCAGTCGCAAAAGTATTTGAACTAACGGCAGCTTCCACTGGCGATAATGAAAAAACGCTCAATAAACAGGGTATCAAATATCATGTGATCCACATTCATCCTAATTCCAGTGCGGGATATTATCCTGGTGCTAGTCCAATTAATTTGAAACTGCTTTTTAACGATGCGGGTAGGATCTTGGGTGCTCAAGCAGTTGGAACTAAAGGTGTCGATAAGCGAATTGACGTCATCGCTACGGCCATGAAATTAAAGGCTAAGGTAACTGACCTAGCAGGATTTGAACTAGCTTATGCACCACCTTATTCAAGTGCGAAAGATCCTGTGAACTACTTAGGCTATGTTGCTGACAACATGATGAACGGTCGCGTTAAGACGATCGAGTGGACAGAAATTGATAAATTGGTTGAAGATGGTGCCTTCATTCTTGATGTCCGTGAGGATTTCGAATTAGCGACTGGAAAAATCGAGAACAGTACCTTGATCCCACTGAATCAAATTCGTCAAAACTTGCACTCATTGCCAAAAGACAAGACTATCTATGTATATTGCCAAGTCGGTTTAAGAGGCTACAATGCCGCTAGGATTTTGGAAAATGAGGGCTTTGATGTGGTCAATATTGACGGTGGATTTAAGACTTATAAGATCGCCAAGTATCAAATCAATAACAAGCCTTTTAAAAATAACCAATCAGCTACAAGCACAACTCCGGTTGCTCAAACGAGCGATGAAAACTTAAAGACGATTGAAGTGGATGCCAGTGGTCTGCAATGCCCTGGTCCTATTTTAAAAGTTAAGCAACATATGGATACGATGTCTGATGGTCAAAAGATGGTCGTTAAAGCTAGTGACTTTGGATTTAGTTCAGACATCGAATCTTGGGCTAAAAACACTGGTAACACTGTCTTATCAAACAACATCGAAGGTGATACTGTCGTTGCAACAGTCGCAAAGGGTGACAGTAGCGATACGTCAGTTGTCGAAACTAATACGGACGTTAAAGTTCCGATGCAAGAGGGTGTCCTTCATGAAACTAAAGAAGGAGCAACCATGGTCGTATTTGATGGCGATATGGATAAAGCCTTGGCATCGATGATCATCGCAACCGGAGCAGCTGCTATGGGTAAAAAAGTTACGATTTTCTTCACCTTCTGGGGCTTGAACATTCTCAAGAAGAGAAAGATCAAGAAGCATGGTCTGGCAAAAATGTTTGATGTAATGTTGCCATCAAATGCTGATAAATTGCCGATCTCGACAATGAATATGGGCGGCGCCGGATCAAAAATGATAAAATCTGTTATGAAACAGAAAAATGTTGATCCATTGCCAGTTATGCTGAAAAAAGCCAATGATCTCGGCGTTAAATTCGTAGCATGTACAATGAGCATGGACATCATGGGCATCGAAAAAGAAGAATTGTACGATTTCGTCAACTTTGGCGGCGTAGCAACTTATCTTGGCGATACTGAGCAAGCTAACTTAAATCTATTTATTTAA
- a CDS encoding metal-sensitive transcriptional regulator: MSTSRDLEQQKKVINRLKRTEGQIRGIQKMIDDDKDCMDIMTQLSAVRSSIDRVMGMVVATNLKECVENPDVDPAEQSKKLEQAINMIVRK; encoded by the coding sequence ATGAGCACTAGCCGTGACCTAGAACAACAAAAGAAAGTTATCAATCGTTTAAAACGAACTGAAGGCCAAATTCGTGGTATCCAAAAAATGATCGATGACGACAAAGACTGTATGGATATCATGACTCAATTGAGTGCGGTCCGTTCTAGCATTGACCGTGTGATGGGCATGGTAGTAGCGACTAATTTGAAAGAATGCGTCGAAAATCCCGATGTAGATCCAGCTGAACAGTCGAAGAAATTGGAACAAGCAATTAATATGATCGTACGCAAATAA
- a CDS encoding MFS transporter, whose translation MTKRRMAIATIALLVANFMGGLDATIVNTALPAITSDLNGIRLIGWISSIFLLGTAVTTVLWGRVGEIIGKKLTFQISVLLFVVSSVVGGMSTNMIMLIIARAFMGIGAGGMVSIPFIIYADLYPNPSERARALGWVTASYTLSTVVGPLIGGWLVDALSWHWVFFINLPIGIISLLMLQFAYKENRSETTDRSFDYLGSGMLIFTLVVLLFASDSIASSMTRTIILLVIGLILMVTFYRIESSKKNPLVPTELLKNWRIQSQNVIMFLINGFFIGYSVYAPMWSQGLLGTNATYGGLTQIGGSVLLLLGTRLTARLMPKMSYKNIVMIGSGSILISALAMVLATKNAPYWWLLVSGAFEGFGMGLSFTPMQVSLQDGVKKEFISVSTTFGLLFRTLGQTFMSAIFGAVLSISTASQVNSRITGRMINKLTDASTAKTLPQDLLPQLRTILFNGMHTIMLIGFILVIVAIIINFTRKEPVKQPR comes from the coding sequence ATGACAAAGAGAAGAATGGCAATTGCAACAATTGCTTTGTTAGTTGCTAATTTCATGGGTGGCTTAGATGCTACCATCGTTAATACTGCTTTACCTGCCATTACCAGTGATTTAAATGGCATAAGACTAATAGGTTGGATCAGTTCGATTTTCTTACTAGGAACAGCTGTTACAACTGTTTTGTGGGGACGAGTTGGCGAGATCATTGGGAAAAAGTTAACCTTCCAAATTTCCGTACTATTATTTGTAGTTAGTTCGGTTGTGGGTGGAATGTCGACTAATATGATCATGCTGATTATTGCTCGTGCTTTCATGGGTATTGGTGCAGGTGGAATGGTTTCTATTCCATTCATTATATACGCAGATCTTTATCCCAATCCTTCTGAGCGCGCTCGAGCTCTTGGCTGGGTCACAGCATCATACACACTATCAACAGTTGTCGGACCGCTGATTGGTGGTTGGTTAGTTGACGCACTTTCATGGCACTGGGTATTCTTTATCAATTTACCAATTGGAATTATTTCACTACTAATGCTCCAATTTGCATATAAAGAGAATCGTAGTGAAACAACCGACAGATCATTTGATTATTTAGGGTCAGGAATGTTGATTTTTACCTTAGTCGTATTGTTATTTGCCAGCGATTCAATTGCTTCAAGTATGACTAGAACAATTATTTTATTAGTGATCGGGTTAATTTTGATGGTTACTTTTTACCGAATCGAATCATCAAAAAAGAATCCTTTAGTACCAACGGAATTGTTGAAAAATTGGCGGATCCAGTCTCAAAACGTAATTATGTTTTTGATCAATGGATTCTTTATTGGATACAGTGTTTACGCCCCAATGTGGTCACAAGGTTTGCTGGGCACTAACGCTACTTATGGTGGTTTGACCCAAATTGGTGGTTCAGTTCTTTTACTATTAGGAACTCGTTTAACAGCTAGATTAATGCCAAAGATGTCATACAAAAACATTGTAATGATTGGTAGTGGCAGCATTTTGATTTCTGCGCTGGCCATGGTTTTAGCAACAAAGAATGCTCCGTACTGGTGGTTACTAGTCAGCGGTGCCTTTGAAGGATTTGGTATGGGTCTTTCATTTACACCTATGCAAGTTTCACTGCAAGACGGCGTAAAAAAAGAATTTATTAGTGTATCAACTACATTTGGATTATTGTTTAGAACTTTAGGTCAAACATTTATGTCAGCTATCTTTGGTGCAGTTTTGAGTATCAGCACTGCGAGTCAAGTTAACAGCAGAATTACTGGGCGAATGATCAATAAACTTACAGATGCATCAACAGCCAAGACTTTGCCACAGGATCTATTACCGCAATTACGGACAATTTTATTTAATGGTATGCATACCATTATGTTGATTGGTTTCATCTTAGTGATCGTTGCTATCATTATTAATTTCACGAGAAAAGAACCTGTTAAACAACCTCGATAA